One Candidatus Eisenbacteria bacterium genomic region harbors:
- a CDS encoding DNA polymerase IV, with amino-acid sequence MSWVLHVDFDAFFASVEQARNPALRGRPVVVGNGVIASCSYEARRRGLFNGMPLSRARRFCPEAVFLDGSHNTYRPIAETIFRFCRDVSPNVETFLDEAYVELTGTRRLHGPPLRVGRLLRERIRRETGLPATVGIGGNRMIAKIAGKRVKPDGLGVIRPGEEARAIENLPVRDLPGVGYRYGAVLERLRIRTVADLRRLPPGALSSLFGSSGALIHRRALGEDTAVVEEREIPRSVSRETSFHRDTEDRREIEGMLFYLSERAARAVRSLGLEARTVHVRVRYSGGGSAAVSRALSRPTGLHGPIFRTARLLLDRVHRRREGLHLVGVALSRIGRPEPRQTDLYEESATLREEGLSRALDRVRDRFGFGAVVVGRSLDLTERLERDSHGFVLRTPSLTK; translated from the coding sequence ATGAGCTGGGTTCTGCACGTGGACTTCGACGCCTTCTTCGCCTCCGTGGAGCAGGCGCGGAATCCCGCGCTCCGGGGGCGGCCGGTGGTGGTGGGGAACGGGGTGATCGCCAGCTGTTCCTACGAGGCGAGGAGGCGGGGCCTTTTCAATGGAATGCCCCTCTCCCGGGCGCGGCGCTTCTGCCCGGAGGCGGTCTTTCTGGACGGCTCGCACAACACCTACCGGCCGATCGCGGAGACGATCTTTCGCTTCTGCCGGGACGTCTCGCCGAACGTGGAGACCTTCTTGGACGAAGCGTACGTGGAGCTGACCGGCACACGACGTCTGCACGGGCCGCCGCTTCGCGTGGGGCGACTGCTCCGGGAGAGGATCCGCCGTGAAACCGGCCTTCCGGCCACGGTCGGGATCGGCGGGAACCGGATGATCGCCAAGATCGCCGGCAAGCGGGTCAAACCGGACGGGCTCGGCGTGATTCGGCCGGGCGAGGAAGCGCGGGCCATCGAGAATCTCCCGGTCCGGGATCTCCCCGGCGTGGGCTACCGGTACGGCGCGGTGCTGGAGAGGCTCCGGATCCGCACGGTCGCCGATCTCCGCCGCCTTCCGCCCGGAGCGCTCTCGAGCCTCTTCGGGAGTAGCGGCGCACTCATCCACCGGCGCGCCCTGGGGGAGGACACGGCGGTCGTGGAGGAGAGGGAGATCCCCCGTTCCGTCTCCCGGGAGACCAGCTTCCATCGGGACACGGAGGACCGGCGGGAGATCGAAGGGATGCTCTTCTATTTGAGCGAGCGGGCGGCCCGGGCGGTTCGCTCGCTCGGCCTGGAGGCGCGGACGGTGCACGTCCGGGTTCGCTACTCCGGCGGGGGATCGGCGGCGGTGTCGCGCGCCCTCTCCCGCCCGACCGGGCTCCACGGCCCGATCTTCCGGACGGCGCGTCTTCTGCTCGACCGGGTTCACCGGCGCCGGGAGGGGCTCCATCTCGTCGGCGTGGCCCTCTCCCGGATCGGACGGCCCGAGCCGCGGCAAACCGATCTCTACGAGGAAAGCGCCACCCTCCGCGAGGAGGGACTTTCGCGCGCCCTGGACCGGGTGCGGGACCGTTTCGGTTTCGGGGCGGTGGTGGTGGGGAGGAGCCTCGACCTGACGGAGCGTCTCGAACGGGACAGCCATGGATTCGTGCTACGTACCCCTTCACTTACAAAGTAA